The nucleotide sequence GCAACACCACAATATGTTCCCCACCCCACCAACCACTACTGGTTCCAGTTTGTCAATATCCTTAAATTGCATTGCCCACAagtggacacagtactccaggtGATGTCTTGCCAAAGCAGAACACAGCAGTCCGCAACCTTCGTGcaggtggtctgcagtgtgtCTCTGGATGTGTCgctgaagacaggagacaggcacatccattgcattagaTACTATTTTTATcgtattttatatcccgccctttctcctgctgggagaaagagcaggatataaatcaaataaataaacaatattttattgcttcttttatttctgatattgtatttattacaatttgaatcctaTGGCTGAAAACTGCAGGGCTGTACTCAACAGATACAAATGAACAGAGAAGTTTCTCTCTCTAAGTTAATATCAATAACTATCAGCCATGACAATTAGACTGTGTCTGAACATGGAAGGTCCATATGCCACTCAGTACCAGGAGGCAATAGTGGAAGAGAGCAATTGTTCCCATGTCCTGCTTGTAAGCTTCCCAGAACCATCTTTCTAACCATTGCTAGAATGGACCGTTGATCTGACGTGGCACAGTTCTTAAGGGTGTAAATCCTCTCTGTCAAAGTCCCCTATGATTTCTCAGATTGCTCAGAAATGTTTATTTTACTAATTCTGTAAATCCAGCTTTTAGTGGTTCTTTTTATATTACCCTTGCATATTATTTTGTGGAATGTAGCTCCATAATGCACAGACAGGTAATTGCTACATATTTCGCTTTTAAAAATCCTGTGAACAGAATCCCACAGTGTAAGTAACAATCACACATGGCAATAAGCTGCATAATCTAATAGCCATTTTACCACTGCTGATAGCTATGACAATCTGAAATGCTTTCAAAAGAGGCTGCACAGGACAAATCTATTCATAATGAACTCCTGTGATAATGCAGTTGTTAAGAGCCCTTGTTCTTGTGTGCTAAAAAATGCTAATAATTACAATACAGAAGTCGCAAAGCTTCCtttcctttttccatccttatGCTGTTCCAgaatattttaaaacagaaataactTTTTTAAATGATGCAAAATTatattcctcccccccaaaaaacctcacACAAAAATACACTCTTTGCAACTTTCCTAATCCAGTACTTAAATAACTATAGCACCACCAACAGGTGATAGAAAGAAATCTTTAGCTTAAAGTGGCCATAGAGGTTTCTGTTTCATTCTCATTTGCTTGCATTTTACACATCTAACCCGCAGGAACTTGAAAACAACTAATTTATCTtatttctgcaaagacattttagCCATATACAAGAAAAAGTGCAATGAAAATATTTGTAGAATTTTTACCTTATGTATTATGCAATAGCAGCTGACAGAGAAGGAGTTTATTTACAAACTAtcctgtaattattattattatttattatttattaaatttattagtcgcccatctggctggctgtccagccactctgggcgacgtacagaataaaaatatacaaatacattaagacattacaaatctcaacaataataataaaacctaacccaccccaaaagcctgcctgaagagccaggtcttcaaggcccggcggaagctcatcatagagggggcatggcagagatcatttgggagggaattccacaaagtgggagccacaattgaaaaagccctctccctagttctcatcagtctagctgttttaactggtgggatagagagaaggccttttgaggctgatcttgttgagcggcatccctgatgttggaggcgctccttcagatagactgggccgaaatcgtatagggttttaaaggtcagaaccaacagcatgaattgggcccggaaaacaaccggtaaccagtgcaactccttcagcactggagtgatgtgatctcgccggaggctgcctttaatcaggcaagccaccgcattctgtaccagttgcagcttctggccagttttcaagggtaaccccacatagagcacattacagtagtctaggcgagaggagaccaggacatgtaccacagatgggagcagatggttgggaaggtaggggcgcagcctccgtatcagatggagttgatacagtgccgcccagctcacagttgagacctgagcctccatggacagctgggagtcaagaatgaccccaaggctgcggacctggtctttcaggggcaattgtaccccattgagcaccatgtcaacatcccccaaccttcctttgtctcccacaaacagtacctcggttttgtcagggttcagcttcagcttattccttcccatccagccactcaccgactccaggcacttggacagggtttctacaacCAACCTTGGTAAaggtttgaatgagagatagagctgcgtgtcatcagcatactggtgacactgcagcccaaatctcctgatgatagcccccagtggctttatatagatgttgaacagcatcggggagaggatggaaccctgtggcaccccacaagtgagaggccaaggatctgaaacctcatcccccaataccactctctggtacctaccagagacgaaggaacggaaccactgcaatacagtgccccctatgcctaacctttTCAGGCagtccaggataccatggtcaacggtatcaaaagccactgagagatccaggaggacaaggaaggtgcattcgcccctatccaacgccctcctcatatcatccaccaaggtgaccaaggccgtttcagtcccatgtccaggcctgaagcctgacttaaatggatccagataatctgcccTGATTACCCTGCAATCACCATCCACTGGTTTTCTTAATAGAAGGGTCAGTGCTTTGTTTTCCAAAGAAATGTCTGAGAGGTTGATTAAGAGGTTGATTAAATATTCAGCTTGTTTCATACACTATGAATGACACCACTAAAACCCTCAGCTTTCAAACAGTTGACAACATGTCCTTTCCCTTGTTTAAAGTCCTAGTAAAGGTACTTATGATCGGCTTTAGAACATTCTCTGTTTATTGCCTTATCAACAGGTTAGAACAGGCTACATGTCTTTTCCCCCCAGTAATTTCTTGGGCAGTTCAAGGTAAGTCAGAAGGCAACTGCTTTGCCCTGAACTGTGAAGCATGATTAGATGAAACCATGAACTTGATAAAATGGCATAGGCTTGGATCTTAAGTGAGTGGTAGGAAGTTCATGGAAGTAAAGTTTCCTGTCCCACCTTCTCTCTTGCTTTGGCCCCCTGAAAAGCCTCTCCAGAGTATCTGCGAGTCCTGAATAATGTGGGGAAGGGACACAGCAGCTGCTTAGGGAGGAGTGGAAATTACCCAAATCCGGCAGAGAGGACCCCCCAGTTTTAAGCAATTATCCCCCTATAGCAACCATCAGTCCTCCCCCACACATTGTTCAGAAGAGCCTTGAACCTCTAAACAGGTTTTTCAGGGAACCCAGGGAGTAGCAAAGAGGAAGATAGGACAGAAAACTTTCCTTCCATTAACTTCCTATGGATcacttatcttaggatccaatCCATACTTATTGTTTTAAGACAAAAATCCCATCAAGAATGGTGGCACTGTcttcatgctgccctgggctcctttggaggaaggtgcaggatataaatgtagtaataataagCCCAAGTGGGCATCAGTGTGAGGTGAAAAATTGGGGACAACATTGAAAGGAGAAAGAGGTGTGACTGTGAGGCACATCTGGTGTTAAGAGCATTTGTTCTGCTAGCCCACCACGGACAGGCTGTAGACATAATTATCCACATTATCTCACGTTCTTAATGCCATATCCAACAGAGCAAACGTAAAGCATCAAAACACATTTTAATGATCTTGTACGATCAACAGCATATGAATAAAAAGAGTAGCCCTTTAAATCTGTGTGAGTGTACGCCCAGCGTTATCACACACATACAAGTATGCCATTGCCTGAATTTGGCTAACATTCACCATGATCCTTTTACTTACATTAGGCTTCAGAGGCACAGCACCCAATCTGCCTGTAAGCACACAATGCATATTCCACAGCTTGGTGCACACTATGAAAGAGAAATTGTTTCTCCCCGTTTTTAATGTACTCCCCTCGATGTAGCGATTCCCTCACAGAGGGATTGCACTGAGCCAGCAGCACCTGGATACCAATTTCCCCATAATCCTTGTGAACCTCTTTGAGCGTGTGGATCCCTGCTGTATCTAAGAACTGCACCGCACAGCAGTCAATCACTATAGTATGAAATTCCAGTGGCCGAGTGACAAGCTGTAGTGAGATCTCTGCCTGGTTTCCATTGGCATTGATCATTTTCTTGCCAAGCTTTTGCTTTTCTGCTTTTCTCTTTGCTGCCAACTCCCATAAAGGATTGACTCCAGTCTGCTTATAAAGCATGGACTTGAAGCTCTCTTTATTAGCATAGTAGATGGGTGCTTCAAAACGAAAAACTTTGATCCCTGGTTTTGTCTGAAGGTCCCTATATGCAGGAAGGGGTTCATAGATTTCAGATTCTGGCACCCAGCCCAGTAACTGTCCTTCTGGTCTCTGAGTCCGCACAATGACACATAGCATTGAAAAGCAGACCCCAATCAGAAGACCAAGTTCAGTACTTATCAATGCTGAAGATAACATAGTGACGAACCAGATCACTGTGTCCACCTTGCTTAATTGCCACATTTTGGGTAGGTCACTAAATTTCTGCAAGGCTCCTCTGAGATTGACAATGGTTATGACCCCCAGGACACACTTCTGGAGGGAATAGAAAAGGGGAGCAATCACAAGGAGGACTAATAAGATGACCAAGCCAGTCACCACACCAGAGACCTGAGTCCTACAGCCTGTTGACTCTTTGACAAGTGTCTTGGCAAGGGCCGCACTAGTTGTGAAACAGTGGAAAAAGGAAGGGATGATGTTACAGAAACCAATGGCATACATTTCCTGGTTGGGTTTAACTGTGTAGCCGTGCTTCTTGGCAAACATCTCAGAAAGAGATACAGTGATGGCAAAGCCAATAATGGCTATGGCTACAGCATCCATAGCCACACTGGGAATCAGATTCCAGTCTGGTGGTTGTGGGGGCAGAAACCCAGTAGGAATGTGCCCAGAGACACTGGAGCCATACTTCTCTTTCAGCTTCCCAAAATGAGATGCCAGTgtagctgccaccaccaccaccaactcaGTGGGCATAGGAGCCTTAAGCTTGGATTTGAACCGCTCATTCAGCTCTTTAGTTGGGATAAGAAGAAGGAGGCACAAGCAGCTAGTGATGAGATCACAGATGTTGGTCTTGTGGATGTTTCGGAATATGTTTATCCAAGTGGTTACGAAAGAACCAATGCCATTGCTGCGAGGAATGTCTAAGCCCAAGAGGTATTTGGCTTGTGAGGTAAGGATGGTGAAAGAAGCACCTGTAACAAATCCGCTGAGCAAGGCATCAGAGAGGTACACAGAGACAAAGCCCACCtgaaagaagcccagggcaaccTGAAAAGAAATATATGAAAGATCAGAAGACAATTGTGCAACAAAGGACTGATGAGCATGACTAGATAATACATACACCATTTAAATTGCAGCTCAAATTCATAATAATAGTTAGGATGCAGGACATCTATTAGATTGGTTTACATTTGTTTCAGGTTCTTTATCAGGATTTAttttttggctttttaaaaaacttttggatttgcagatttttttctcCATTAATATTTTATATAATGTTTTCAAAACAGCATCATATATCTGGGGCAGATGggtatgtgtgcatgcgcatgcatATGACATTTTATGGGATGATGTAGTTGTGAGGAATGGGTTTTTATTATTTAGCTTTACATAGTTATCCAATATTAATCTGTGTTGATTGACGCCACCACAGTTTTAACCATCATGATAATCTGGCAGATCAGGTTTGTGCTAGGCCTGGGGACTTATGGTGATTAATGAATAGAATGAAGTAGTCCCGGGTTTTTTGATTGGCTGGACATatgcagaggggaaaaaagtCAGGAGTCCTGGTTCCCTTATATAGTACCAGTTAAGGCATGGGGGAGAAGGCAAGAAGCAGAGGATTGGAAAGAGTGAGTGCAGTATGTTCAAGTGGAGTGGAAACAACATTTCATCACACACTGAGAAACACTGACTCTCATGCCCCTCTATAGTGTAAAATCTAGTTTTTCTACTTATTGAACAATACAGTTTCATCCCACTATTTCTCCAAGGCTCTTGGTGGCATACACCCCCCATTTAATCCTTACAATCACCCTATACAATAGGCTAGGCTAAAAACAGGGACTTGATGGCCCAATTTAGATGtaacagtaaaccatggttttaAGGAAGAGGCGCAGCAAGCCTCAGGCTCATGCacctccctcctctctcttcctgtaATATGGCCATGAGGAGATTTaaagcttctttctgcttccattTTAGTTTAGCCACAAGGCTTCCATTTTAGGTTAGCATTTCAGGCAAATCCTAAACTGTagttaatcttaaatttggtttgtTGAAATAAGCCAGTTTCTTAgactatggtttgaagttggcttgtttcaacaaaccaaatttaagattaatcACAGTTAGTCTAGTTCATATGACACAGTAACCTGCAGATGatctaaaatggaagcaaaagctttcgAACTCCTCTTCTCATCCACCCCAGGAGGATAAGGGGTGAGTATACAAACCAAAATTTGATGGGGTTCattcacataatgctaaactatggtttagaatTACATCTGAACCAATACATCAAGGTAAAGGGCTAAACGGGGACTGGCTCCTAACCACCATCTTGCAAAAACAAATTCCATTATCACTAGGCGTGTGCTTAAATACAAGACTGCACTAATGCTATAGTACCATTCTGTCACCAACCTTGTCTAGGAAGGCAACAAGAGGAAAAGTACAGGAAGCATATAAAATAGATGCCCTTTGGATTGTCACCTCTTACCTGATAAATCCCAGCAATGAAAGTCACAGTGGCTCCAACTGTAATTGCATAGCAACTTTTATCACATAACATTTGCGATGTCTGGTTCACAGTCAACAGCCCCAGTGTGCTATTATTTTCATCAAGATGTATGTCTGAGTTATAACTGCTAGGAATGTTTGGTTCCAAATCATATCCAGCTCTCTGTACTTCGCGGTCCACTACTTCTCCTATCATCAGGCAGAGCACACCAAAAATGCCAACAGAGATGTGATGGGAGGTTCCAAACAGAAAATAGATGATGCTTGCAAAAAATGATGTATACAGACCATAGATGGGATCTTGGCCAGCCAACAGGGAATAAGCAATGGACTGTGGAACCAGCAAGATTCCCACAATCACACCAGACATTATATCTCCCAAGATGTTCTCTTTCAGGTTGTACTTAGGGAGCCATTTCAGTACTGGGAGGAAACTGAAGATCAGATCTTTGGCTCTAGCTGGCGTGCAGGTGCACTTTTTCTTCACTTTCTTCAACATGCATGCCTTGATATCTGTGCTCTTTTCTATATGTTCCAGGAAGATCCTGGGATGACTATTTTGTTTGCCATCATTTACTTCTGCCATCTCAAACACTGGATGAACATGATTGGCTTCAGTTGCCATCCTCAGAGCTTACTAGAATAGTGGGAAAACAGAGAAAAAGTAGTCAACACATTCTCTAGATTTCaagcttattaaaacaaaacaaatacaatcaACTCCCCGAAACAGAAAGGCCTTATCAAGGGCACTTATAAACTgccaaaaaaaaccacaaacaccCTAGCCTCGATCAGCACAAACAGCTCTAGGCTTAAACTGCACCACTGATACATAGAACCTTTAAAGCAGACTTTGCCACTCTCTTCAGTGTTGGGGCCAAGTCCATGCATACAATGGCTGAAGACAACAGAGACATCTGTAATCACATGGGAGCTCTTGTGTACATACACAACCAGGGTTATAGCAGGGGggcactgtgacgtccttccctggttctccctgtcaggttcccacctgcttgtggctactgcctttcactaggcaccaccagggacaccaccagtcaggaccgtcctttatatggtttctcactccgctctagcacagatctcactagatcccactgctaggcaccaccagtcacttcctgtaaccgaTACTCCCAGacactttgcctaagtctctctatagcttgttactttgtgactgtgtgcctgtgctgttcccaacccccttgtatctttatatataaagcatacaactctgggttgctctggatacttgacttgttacaatatctcccttcaccgtggccaccattagatacagtttctgttcagccttggtaattaccttgccctcccttctggtctgtatattcccccagccaaggatcaggcctttggtaaaccaaataagtatttatttactaacaacaggaaataacaagattactttaggaacgtttcacaagcatatggtttcatatgtggtcactctttatgtttctgttcatatatatactctttaaatatcagccaaatacaatccaaacttccctcagaactctgccaaccaaccctcaccaaacgacctcactctaaccaactcaacaacttctccccccctcatcactcacaaacctccatttataccttcagccagccagccagcactcagccaatcatcatccagcatacttcagcttctcacccatgtactccccctttctctctgtcaattgctatacatcacctaatagacccgcacttaccatatttacagatgcttaacctacaggaacatcacaggcacctcttgtaaatttttctctctcccctctaaTGTTTTATACAAATATTACAGGTTTTTTCCTCCCCCGTATTTCCCCCCCAATTATGTCCCCCTACTTCCCCCCCTCCAATTTTAAGGCTGTCTACAGGCCTGTAAACTCCTGAAATGGCTGTGTACCATCATAAGGTTTCATGCTGTATAGTGACTGTGAGCAGTACAAACCATGGAAGTGAATAAAAATACAGAGCTCATTTTCTTGATTTCAAGATCTAAAGCCAACTCCAGAAAGGTTAAAGGAGGGAGGAAGACCTCTACCTTTAAATCCGTCTCATGTTTTTGAAGCTGTGTTTGTTTGTCTCCTGCACTTTCTTCCATGGAGTTCAAGTCAGCATACACATAATGCTCACATTTTTATCCTTACAAAAGCCTTATGAGATAGAATAGGCTAGAGGCACTGATTGCCCCAAAAccattcagtgagcaaaaatctGAGTAGGCATGTGGACATGGGTTTTGAAAACCAATACTATACCACAttggtaaaaacaacaacaatgaatttGTGTAGCTGAGACTAAATTATTTTAAAGTAAGATTTGTACTGGGTTAGTTCATATTTCTGATACTATTTACAACTCGCATTGTTTTCACATCTGTAAATAGATAACTCCtcgtgtccattggaaactattctgcagaatattgattgattgattgattgattgaatttgttagtcgcccatctggctggttatccagccactctgggcgacgtacaaaataaaacatccaatagtcagtgccattattccacaattgtttggggagcttttttttagtgttgcaaagtgttgctgtacttcacatattcacagaaacagaagcaaaagagaatgactcactataggaaacttcactaaaattgcaaagtaaatcaaacatatttaaagtgactgtctgatatcaactgttttaatatttaatactgctaaaacaaaatcagcacagcatacgtcttatttctgttatttgggctgattgcaggttttgccaccactcaccatatgctcagagtcacatgttaccaaattcttccaagctacacaggaaaagtgtgggactgtgaaagacagggaggggagagtagagggaaggaggaaggggggagaggggagcagaagcagggggagggggaaagaggggattggaaggggaagggaaggggtgaaagagggggagcaaaggggcaaaagggaggtgatggaagggaggaggaggggagagggcaggtttgatcttttgtatgcttattgagttcgatgggatttactctcatacaatcatgctgaggattagggatgggtgagaatttcatttcagtttgcatttcaagcagaatttatcaaattcccaatttccaaaacaatatgagaaccgaaacacagccatcctttgaaattcacatttattagaattttgggatgcagttcgccaactaaacaacatttacaaaaatgcatatattaggggaaagcatgcataaaaataaatacgagtgaaaataacatgcaagaaggtatgaaatgatgagaaatggcttgcaaaaatgtgtacctttatcaaaactgcctacaaaaatgtgtttatttggagaaattcgcactaaaatggtggagaattttcatgaggattttttttaaaaaaaaattgcagatcactgtagaaatgtagaaaactagagaaccaaaacagacagatctttccatccctacttaggataggtaaaactgactggggggagggaatgaagggattggaaggggatggggaggagaagggaggggtaaagaaaggaggagtggaggggcaagagggaggggataggaggaaggaggggcaggttttatcatttacatgctttttgagttcaatgtctactcctttgcaatcatgcttaggataggtgaaactgacctggggggcaaggaggggaggaggacaggaagggtaggagattggatgggtgggcactgggcagaggggaagcccctttcctttccaaaaggaaaatgtgaacagtaccattatttttctgcatttcccccaccttttcattctacagcaggcacatgtagcctcccacacaaatctaaaccaaagctgtccctggccacatccacaccagacctttatctcactttaaacagtcatggcttcctccaaagaatcctgggaagtgtagttagcgaagggtgctgagagttgctaggagatgccctgttcccctcacagagcttcaatcagagcggatgactgttaaaccactctggccactggagctctgtcggggaataggagtctcctttcagcacccttcacaaactacacttccaggattctttgggggaagccatgacagtctcaagtgaaataaaggtctggtgtgggtgtggccccctcattagtcaagctgtgagtctggcttttagaacactgacagttggttcttacttagcatgcccggccttatcactgagttcaatgctaaatttctttaattaaaaatcagctaggcattattttaacttttaaactgcagaagatgaaggtcagcgtatggggcaaggtcagtaataggattacaggtactctgtgaacatggttgttttttaaattaatttcaacagattatgagaactctgacagaaaaagtctaaaagggatatggtttctcactctctctttttgcactttgaactcttgattctctctgactgttttgtgtattgacatgaaaatgtagagggttgttaagccagagtttctgagttcaggactataagcattgtaaggttttgtttggaaatgagcttatgggaagcatcagaatggcatggggggtattttcaatttaacattgcggaatgcaaaaaatccatgctggctatagtgtacagccactcttgtggctgtataatacaattcacagaaacaaaaatcaagTGGCTAGAAGAGATTAGCCTTGACCCATTTTCACTCAGTCAAGAAGATGAAGTTCCCAGACTCTTTTGGTCACTGTCCTATTGACAAAGACCAAGCAACACAAGACAGCTTAGGAACAGAAATATTCTTCCTTCAGGAATATACCAGAATTCATAAACCTACAACCTTAATATTAACAGAATtcttcaaaaaagaaaataatagtaGCAGTTTGAGAGTAAAAGAAAGATTGGACTTTGGAACTATTTGCAGATGTTCTTTGCAATATTTGTACTAAGCCATGACTAACAATGTTCTTACATTATCATAGGTGTAGCACCCAAAGGCTTTTAAAATCCCTCACTTCCAGGATGGAAGAGAGTCAAAGTAAACTAAAATTTTAATGTGGAAGTCAAACTATAACCTTAGCTGTGATGTGTGGGCCAAATCAGATGCAGGAGAACTGAAGTGTTTCCTCATTGTTATTATTCCTGCCCCCAAATGGGGGCTCCAAATCTGATCAGAGCAATGGTGGAGGAGAGGAGGTGGTTCACCCTCTTTCCTCAGCCTGTATGCCTGGTCAAAATCAAGACCTCTTCTCAATCTCCTTGttcacaggagggggagggagagtgtcTAAGTATGCCTTATAATTATGTGACTTTGTGGATCTGGTGTTGTCTAGTgactaagggcgcaatccaactcatatttacaccAGACTGAGGGCAGTTGGATATGGGAGACTCCCGGCTCCCCCAGCAAAAGCCCTTCTGCTGCGACAGAACTGGGACACTGTTGGCTCAGCCGGGCGtccactggggaagcccagcccagcagaaggggTGCTGGAAAAAGCCACCCTAAGACCCAATAAAGCAGTGTTCTgagggcatgttggaggaggagcctaggggggacttatgcaacatccaacacTCGTTTGGCACACTCCTGCGGGTcctgatctgggccaaagttatgccaagaaaaatgtcggtctaagaaaataattcaaatggaagtcaatggggagcactTAATCACCAGTCAGAGTATTCATGAGgggtggctttttcttttttggtcgtCAGTGCAGCTCCCAGCCTGGAGGCTCCCAAATGGGAAATGGATGTCGCAGAGCTTCCCGCCAGCACCTTCTCTGCCAGCTTCccttgagttggattgctcttcccgattgcaatcctatcccaacttAACCTATGAGTAAggcccactgacttcaatgggacttacttctgagtcgacATGATTGGACTGTAGCATAAGAGTGTGAGCTCTGTGCTGGGAAGACCCTGGTTTAAGTTCACCACCAACTAGGCAAGTCACTTTCAGCCTCAATCTGCAACATGATAATAGTatcaacctaccttacagggc is from Rhineura floridana isolate rRhiFlo1 chromosome 3, rRhiFlo1.hap2, whole genome shotgun sequence and encodes:
- the SLC26A2 gene encoding sulfate transporter, which translates into the protein MATEANHVHPVFEMAEVNDGKQNSHPRIFLEHIEKSTDIKACMLKKVKKKCTCTPARAKDLIFSFLPVLKWLPKYNLKENILGDIMSGVIVGILLVPQSIAYSLLAGQDPIYGLYTSFFASIIYFLFGTSHHISVGIFGVLCLMIGEVVDREVQRAGYDLEPNIPSSYNSDIHLDENNSTLGLLTVNQTSQMLCDKSCYAITVGATVTFIAGIYQVALGFFQVGFVSVYLSDALLSGFVTGASFTILTSQAKYLLGLDIPRSNGIGSFVTTWINIFRNIHKTNICDLITSCLCLLLLIPTKELNERFKSKLKAPMPTELVVVVAATLASHFGKLKEKYGSSVSGHIPTGFLPPQPPDWNLIPSVAMDAVAIAIIGFAITVSLSEMFAKKHGYTVKPNQEMYAIGFCNIIPSFFHCFTTSAALAKTLVKESTGCRTQVSGVVTGLVILLVLLVIAPLFYSLQKCVLGVITIVNLRGALQKFSDLPKMWQLSKVDTVIWFVTMLSSALISTELGLLIGVCFSMLCVIVRTQRPEGQLLGWVPESEIYEPLPAYRDLQTKPGIKVFRFEAPIYYANKESFKSMLYKQTGVNPLWELAAKRKAEKQKLGKKMINANGNQAEISLQLVTRPLEFHTIVIDCCAVQFLDTAGIHTLKEVHKDYGEIGIQVLLAQCNPSVRESLHRGEYIKNGEKQFLFHSVHQAVEYALCAYRQIGCCASEA